A window of the Agromyces mariniharenae genome harbors these coding sequences:
- the dhaM gene encoding dihydroxyacetone kinase phosphoryl donor subunit DhaM → MATPGKVGVVFVSHSARIAEGLVELARQMAPSAALVAAGGTDDGRIGTSFDLVSSGIAEADSGAGVVVLCDLGSAILTTETALDFLDDEVRDRVRIVDAPLVEGGVAAAVAAEAGDDLAHVVSAAESARGGGGGEAPTGAGATTPAAESGAAGASGHVHVRTVTLVNADGLHARPAAELVKLASTFGPRVTVNGTDAKSLLSIMSLGLTKGATVEIASDDPEGGAAVAAIAELAESGFGEA, encoded by the coding sequence GTGGCGACACCGGGAAAGGTCGGCGTCGTCTTCGTCTCGCACTCCGCGCGCATCGCGGAGGGGCTTGTCGAGCTCGCTCGCCAGATGGCGCCGTCGGCGGCCCTCGTGGCCGCCGGCGGCACCGACGACGGCCGCATCGGCACGAGCTTCGACCTCGTGAGCTCGGGCATCGCCGAGGCCGACTCGGGCGCGGGGGTCGTGGTGCTCTGCGATCTGGGCTCGGCGATCCTCACGACCGAGACGGCGCTGGACTTCCTCGACGACGAGGTGCGCGATCGCGTGCGCATCGTCGACGCCCCGCTCGTGGAGGGCGGGGTCGCCGCGGCCGTGGCGGCGGAAGCGGGCGACGACCTCGCGCACGTGGTGAGCGCTGCGGAGTCCGCGCGCGGCGGCGGAGGCGGCGAGGCGCCGACGGGCGCCGGCGCGACCACGCCTGCCGCGGAATCCGGTGCAGCCGGGGCATCCGGTCATGTGCATGTTCGCACCGTGACGCTCGTGAACGCCGACGGCCTGCACGCCCGCCCCGCGGCCGAGCTCGTGAAGCTCGCGAGCACGTTCGGGCCACGTGTCACGGTGAACGGCACGGACGCGAAGAGCCTGCTCAGCATCATGTCGCTCGGCCTCACGAAGGGTGCGACGGTCGAGATCGCGAGCGACGATCCCGAGGGCGGCGCGGCGGTCGCGGCGATCGCGGAGCTGGCCGAGTCGGGGTTCGGCGAGGCCTGA
- the dhaL gene encoding dihydroxyacetone kinase subunit DhaL — translation MGLDITWAVDWVRRSADVISEHRVELITLDREIGDGDHGENMDRGFQAVLPKLDDLPAGSTPGDVLKLVATTLISTVGGAAGPLYGTAYLKGAVAAGSETSLDGSAIAAVLTAARDGIVMRGKAESGDKTMVDAWTPAVDAADAAASNGSDAAAVLAAAAAAAREGAIATEPLVARKGRASYLGERSAGHRDPGAESTALLLQAAADAASASAGA, via the coding sequence GTGGGTCTGGACATCACCTGGGCGGTGGACTGGGTCAGGCGAAGCGCTGACGTGATCTCCGAGCACCGGGTCGAGCTCATCACGCTCGACCGGGAGATCGGCGACGGCGATCACGGCGAGAACATGGATCGCGGCTTCCAGGCCGTGCTTCCGAAGCTCGACGACCTGCCGGCCGGGTCCACCCCGGGCGATGTCCTGAAGCTCGTGGCGACGACGCTCATCTCGACGGTCGGCGGGGCCGCCGGTCCGCTCTACGGCACCGCGTACCTGAAGGGCGCCGTGGCCGCCGGATCCGAGACGTCGCTCGACGGCTCCGCGATCGCCGCGGTGCTCACGGCGGCGCGCGACGGCATCGTGATGCGCGGCAAGGCGGAGTCGGGCGACAAGACCATGGTCGACGCCTGGACGCCCGCCGTCGATGCGGCCGACGCAGCGGCGTCGAACGGGTCGGATGCCGCAGCGGTCCTCGCGGCTGCGGCGGCCGCCGCCCGTGAGGGCGCGATCGCCACCGAGCCGCTCGTCGCCCGCAAGGGCCGCGCGAGCTACCTCGGCGAGCGCTCCGCCGGACACCGCGATCCCGGCGCAGAGTCGACCGCGCTGCTGCTGCAGGCCGCGGCCGACGCGGCCTCCGCCTCGGCGGGGGCGTGA
- the dhaK gene encoding dihydroxyacetone kinase subunit DhaK: MKKIINDPKRVVDESVAGFGLAHADIIRVELDPIHVVRADAPIAGKVGIVSGGGSGHEPLHAGYVGFGMLDAAVPGAVFTSPTPDPILAATKAVDGGAGVLHIVKNYTGDVLNFETAADLAAADGITARAVVTNDDVAVKDSLYTAGRRGVAGTVLVEKIAGAAAERGDSLDEVADLAERVNANARSMGLALTPCIVPHAGEPSFTLAEDEIEIGIGIHGEPGRERIKLEPADGLVDRLIEPVLDDLPYSSGDRVLLFVNGMGGTPLIELYLAYRRAAEVLDERGITIARSLVGNYITSLEMQGMSITLLKLDDEMIELWDAPVQTAALRWGR; this comes from the coding sequence GTGAAGAAGATCATCAACGATCCGAAGCGCGTCGTCGACGAATCGGTCGCCGGATTCGGCCTGGCCCACGCCGACATCATTCGCGTCGAGCTGGATCCGATCCATGTCGTGCGGGCGGACGCCCCGATCGCCGGCAAGGTCGGCATCGTCAGCGGCGGCGGCAGCGGACACGAGCCGCTCCACGCCGGATACGTCGGCTTCGGCATGCTGGATGCCGCGGTGCCCGGCGCCGTCTTCACCTCGCCAACGCCCGACCCGATCCTCGCCGCCACCAAGGCGGTCGACGGCGGTGCGGGCGTGCTGCACATCGTGAAGAACTACACCGGCGACGTGCTCAACTTCGAGACCGCGGCCGACCTGGCGGCCGCCGACGGCATCACCGCGCGCGCGGTCGTCACGAACGACGACGTCGCCGTGAAGGACAGCCTCTACACGGCCGGCCGTCGCGGCGTGGCGGGCACCGTGCTGGTCGAGAAGATCGCGGGCGCGGCAGCCGAGCGCGGCGACTCGCTCGACGAGGTCGCCGACCTCGCCGAGCGCGTCAACGCCAACGCACGGTCGATGGGCCTCGCCCTGACGCCCTGCATCGTGCCGCACGCCGGCGAGCCGAGCTTCACGCTCGCCGAGGACGAGATCGAGATCGGCATCGGCATCCACGGCGAGCCCGGACGCGAGCGCATCAAGCTCGAACCGGCCGACGGCCTCGTCGACCGCCTCATCGAACCCGTGCTCGACGACCTCCCGTACTCGAGCGGCGACCGCGTGCTGCTGTTCGTCAACGGCATGGGCGGCACGCCGCTCATCGAGCTGTACCTCGCGTATCGCCGTGCGGCCGAGGTGCTCGACGAGCGGGGCATCACGATCGCCCGGTCGCTCGTGGGCAACTACATCACGTCGCTCGAGATGCAGGGGATGTCGATCACGCTCCTGAAGCTCGACGACGAGATGATCGAACTGTGGGATGCGCCCGTGCAGACGGCTGCGCTCCGATGGGGACGATAG
- a CDS encoding MIP/aquaporin family protein gives MLVLLGCGVVANVALAKTKGFNGGFLMVTFGWGFAVFAAVIVAYASGAHINPAVTLGLVANGATEFGNAALGLTVPVDFTSVLAYIVAQLIGAIVGAVICWLAYKQHFDEEPDPAPKLGTFSTGPGIRNYAWNLITEIIGTFVLVFVVIGFGRQGDASGLASLGALPVALLVVGIGVSLGGPTGYAINPARDLGPRIAHAFLPIRGKGGSDWSYSWVPVVGPIIGGLLAGWAALVLLPVLT, from the coding sequence ATGCTGGTCCTGTTGGGTTGCGGTGTCGTGGCCAACGTCGCCCTCGCCAAGACGAAGGGCTTCAACGGCGGATTCCTCATGGTGACGTTCGGCTGGGGCTTCGCGGTCTTCGCCGCCGTCATCGTCGCCTACGCATCGGGCGCGCACATCAACCCGGCCGTGACGTTGGGGCTGGTCGCCAACGGCGCGACGGAGTTCGGCAATGCGGCCCTCGGGCTCACCGTCCCGGTCGACTTCACGTCGGTGCTCGCGTACATCGTCGCGCAGCTCATCGGCGCGATCGTCGGTGCGGTGATCTGCTGGCTGGCGTACAAGCAGCACTTCGACGAGGAACCCGACCCGGCGCCGAAGCTCGGCACCTTCTCGACGGGCCCCGGCATCCGGAACTACGCCTGGAACCTCATCACCGAGATCATCGGCACCTTCGTGCTGGTCTTCGTCGTCATCGGCTTCGGCCGTCAGGGCGACGCATCCGGCCTCGCCTCGCTCGGCGCGCTGCCGGTTGCCCTCCTCGTGGTCGGCATCGGCGTCTCCCTCGGCGGTCCGACCGGCTACGCCATCAACCCGGCCCGCGACCTCGGTCCGCGCATCGCGCACGCCTTCCTGCCGATCCGCGGCAAGGGCGGCAGCGACTGGTCCTACTCCTGGGTCCCGGTGGTCGGCCCGATCATCGGCGGGCTGCTCGCCGGTTGGGCGGCCCTGGTGCTGCTGCCGGTCCTCACCTGA
- the glpK gene encoding glycerol kinase GlpK — protein sequence MADYVLAIDQGTTSTRAIVFDKKGSIVSTGQLEHEQIFPRPGWVEHDPMEIWRNTGEVIGQALGKKQLTRHDIAAVGITNQRETAVVWDKNTGQPVYNAIVWQDTRTQPIVDRLAADGGVERFKEKVGLPLATYFSGTKIVWILENVEGAREKAEAGDLIFGNTDTWVLWNLTGGVDGGVHATDVTNASRTMFMDLETLQWDDDILAAFNVPKSMLPEIKPSSGVFGTAHGSSLLREVPIAGDLGDQQAATFGQAAFDPGESKNTYGTGNFLIFNTGTDIVHSKNGLLTTLGYKIGDEPAHYALEGSIAVTGSLIQWLRDNLGLISSAPEVEELAKTVDDNGGAYFVPAFSGLFAPYWRADARGALVGLTRYVNKGHIARAALEATAFQTREVLDAVNADSGVELTELKVDGGMIANNTLMQFQADILGVPVVRPVVAETTALGAAYAAGLAVGFWSGLDDLRANWQEDRRWEPAMDEAERERQLRLWKKAVSKTFDWVDEDVSHE from the coding sequence ATGGCTGACTACGTCCTGGCCATCGACCAGGGAACAACGAGCACACGCGCGATCGTCTTCGACAAGAAGGGCTCGATCGTGTCGACCGGACAGCTCGAGCACGAGCAGATCTTCCCCAGGCCCGGTTGGGTCGAGCACGACCCGATGGAGATCTGGCGCAACACCGGTGAGGTCATCGGCCAGGCTCTCGGCAAGAAGCAGCTCACCCGGCACGACATCGCCGCGGTCGGCATCACCAACCAGCGCGAGACCGCAGTGGTGTGGGACAAGAACACCGGCCAGCCCGTCTACAACGCCATCGTGTGGCAGGACACCCGCACGCAGCCCATCGTCGACCGGCTCGCGGCCGACGGCGGCGTCGAGCGGTTCAAGGAAAAGGTCGGCCTCCCGCTCGCCACCTACTTCTCGGGCACCAAGATCGTCTGGATCCTCGAGAACGTCGAGGGCGCCCGCGAGAAGGCGGAGGCGGGCGACCTGATCTTCGGCAACACCGACACGTGGGTGCTCTGGAATCTCACCGGCGGCGTCGACGGCGGCGTGCACGCCACGGATGTCACGAACGCCAGCCGCACGATGTTCATGGACCTCGAGACCCTGCAGTGGGACGACGACATCCTCGCGGCGTTCAACGTGCCGAAGTCGATGCTCCCCGAGATCAAGCCCTCGTCGGGCGTCTTCGGCACGGCCCACGGGTCGAGCCTGCTGCGCGAGGTGCCGATCGCCGGCGACCTCGGCGACCAGCAGGCCGCGACGTTCGGCCAGGCCGCCTTCGATCCCGGCGAGTCGAAGAACACCTACGGCACGGGCAACTTCCTCATCTTCAACACGGGCACGGACATCGTGCACTCGAAGAACGGGCTGCTCACGACCCTCGGGTACAAGATCGGCGACGAGCCCGCGCACTACGCGCTCGAGGGCTCGATCGCGGTCACGGGCTCGCTGATCCAGTGGCTGCGCGACAACCTCGGGCTGATCTCGAGCGCTCCCGAGGTCGAGGAGCTCGCCAAGACGGTCGACGACAACGGCGGCGCGTACTTCGTGCCGGCGTTCTCGGGACTCTTCGCGCCGTACTGGCGTGCCGACGCCCGCGGCGCGCTCGTCGGGCTCACCCGATACGTCAACAAGGGGCACATCGCCCGCGCAGCCCTCGAGGCGACGGCGTTCCAGACCCGCGAGGTGCTCGACGCGGTGAATGCCGACTCGGGCGTGGAGCTCACCGAGCTCAAGGTCGACGGCGGCATGATCGCGAACAACACGCTCATGCAGTTCCAGGCCGACATCCTCGGCGTGCCGGTCGTGCGGCCGGTCGTGGCGGAGACGACCGCGCTCGGCGCGGCCTACGCCGCCGGCCTCGCGGTCGGCTTCTGGTCGGGCCTCGACGACCTCCGTGCCAACTGGCAGGAGGACCGCCGCTGGGAGCCCGCCATGGACGAGGCCGAGCGCGAGCGCCAGCTCCGACTCTGGAAGAAGGCCGTCTCGAAGACGTTCGACTGGGTCGACGAGGACGTCTCGCACGAGTGA
- the trpD gene encoding anthranilate phosphoribosyltransferase, translating into MPERQNWPAIITALLDGEDLSVSDAAWCMEQVMTGTATDAQLAAFLIALRVKGETVDEIVGFRDAVLEHAVPLHVDPMALDIVGTGGDRFGTVNVSTMASVIAAASGVPVIKHGNRAASSASGSSDVLAALGLDLGLSADRVAAVLDEAGITFAFAGAFHPGFKHAGPVRAQLGVPTVFNFLGPLCNPARPEASAVGVAHLDRVPLIVGVFQTRGATALVFRGDDGLDELTTTGHSHVWEVSRGTVKEHDLDPRELGIPRASIDDLVGGDAAHNAEIVHRVLAGDRGPVRDIVVLNAAAGLVAFELAKDPSQFQRAILDRFRDKMAVAEEAIDSGAAARRLEEWIAATKA; encoded by the coding sequence ATGCCCGAGCGACAGAACTGGCCCGCCATCATCACCGCGCTGCTCGACGGCGAAGACCTCAGCGTCTCGGATGCCGCGTGGTGCATGGAGCAGGTCATGACGGGCACCGCGACCGACGCGCAGCTGGCCGCGTTCCTCATCGCCCTGCGGGTGAAGGGGGAGACGGTCGACGAGATCGTGGGCTTCCGCGACGCCGTGCTCGAGCACGCCGTGCCGCTCCACGTCGACCCCATGGCGCTCGACATCGTGGGCACGGGCGGCGACCGCTTCGGCACGGTGAACGTGTCGACCATGGCGTCCGTCATCGCCGCGGCATCCGGCGTGCCCGTCATCAAGCACGGCAACCGGGCGGCGAGTTCGGCGTCGGGATCGTCCGACGTGCTCGCCGCGCTCGGGCTCGACCTCGGCCTGTCCGCCGACCGCGTGGCGGCGGTGCTCGACGAGGCCGGCATCACGTTCGCGTTCGCGGGGGCGTTCCATCCGGGGTTCAAGCACGCGGGCCCCGTCCGCGCCCAGCTCGGCGTGCCGACGGTCTTCAACTTCCTCGGTCCGCTCTGCAATCCGGCCCGCCCCGAGGCGTCGGCGGTGGGCGTCGCGCACCTCGATCGCGTTCCCCTCATCGTCGGCGTGTTCCAGACGCGCGGCGCGACGGCGCTGGTGTTCCGCGGCGACGACGGCCTCGACGAGCTCACGACCACCGGCCACAGCCACGTGTGGGAGGTGTCCCGCGGCACGGTGAAGGAGCACGACCTCGATCCGCGCGAGCTCGGCATCCCGCGGGCGAGCATCGACGACCTCGTCGGCGGCGACGCCGCGCACAACGCCGAGATCGTGCATCGCGTGCTCGCCGGCGATCGCGGTCCGGTGCGCGACATCGTCGTGCTGAACGCCGCCGCAGGACTCGTGGCGTTCGAGCTCGCGAAGGACCCGAGCCAGTTCCAGCGCGCCATCCTCGACCGGTTCCGCGACAAGATGGCGGTCGCCGAGGAGGCCATCGACAGCGGTGCCGCCGCACGCAGGCTCGAGGAGTGGATCGCGGCGACGAAGGCCTGA
- a CDS encoding cytochrome c oxidase subunit 3 — MGSVTSTSITYQASAPVIKRPNTVAVGTIVWLGSEVMFFAGLFAIYFTLRSTSPELWEFEANRLNFPFSLTNTIILVLSSFTCQFGVFAAERLQPYATGWKPSQWGMVEWFFLTYAMGAVFVAGQIWEYAQLVSEGIALDSNAYGSAFYLTTGFHGLHVTGGLIAFLLVIGRVFAVKNFGHREATSAIVVSYYWHFVDVVWIGLFLVIYVLR; from the coding sequence ATGGGGAGCGTGACGAGCACCTCAATCACTTATCAGGCGAGCGCGCCCGTGATCAAGCGACCGAACACCGTTGCGGTGGGCACGATCGTCTGGCTCGGCAGCGAGGTCATGTTCTTCGCGGGCCTCTTCGCGATCTACTTCACGCTGCGGTCGACGTCGCCCGAGCTGTGGGAGTTCGAGGCGAATCGACTGAACTTCCCGTTCTCGCTGACGAACACGATCATCCTCGTGCTCTCGTCGTTCACCTGCCAGTTCGGGGTGTTCGCGGCCGAGCGGCTGCAGCCCTACGCCACCGGGTGGAAGCCGTCGCAGTGGGGCATGGTCGAGTGGTTCTTCCTCACCTACGCCATGGGCGCGGTCTTCGTCGCCGGCCAGATCTGGGAGTACGCGCAGCTCGTCTCCGAGGGCATCGCCCTCGACTCCAACGCGTACGGCTCGGCCTTCTACCTCACGACGGGCTTCCACGGCCTCCATGTCACGGGCGGCCTCATCGCGTTCCTGCTCGTCATCGGCCGCGTGTTCGCGGTCAAGAACTTCGGCCACCGTGAGGCGACCAGCGCCATCGTCGTCTCGTACTACTGGCACTTCGTCGACGTGGTCTGGATCGGCCTGTTCCTCGTCATCTACGTCCTCAGATAG
- a CDS encoding cytochrome c, with product MNRSKRRTGRRHPLATVALLALGLVFTGGAYAALSTGTAAQAESEPTSQETIEQGKKLFQANCATCHGLEAQGTGTGPSLIGVGAAAVDFQVGTGRMPMQMQGPQAQQKPPQFTDEQVKQLAYYVASLGPGPDIPAEHLVNGGGDAANGAELFRINCAMCHNVAGAGGALTEGKFAPPLTDVSGVHIYEAMVTGPQNMPVFNDLNISPEDKRDIITYLQYVQDNRSPGGFELGSLGPVAEGLFIWIFGLGAIVAVTVWITAKSN from the coding sequence ATGAACCGCTCGAAGCGACGCACCGGCCGCCGGCACCCGCTCGCCACCGTCGCGCTTCTCGCGCTCGGACTCGTCTTCACGGGCGGCGCGTACGCCGCCCTGAGCACCGGGACGGCGGCGCAGGCCGAGAGCGAGCCCACGTCGCAGGAGACCATCGAGCAGGGCAAGAAGCTCTTCCAGGCGAACTGCGCCACCTGCCACGGCCTCGAGGCCCAGGGCACGGGCACGGGTCCCAGCCTGATCGGCGTCGGCGCCGCCGCGGTCGACTTCCAGGTCGGCACGGGCCGCATGCCGATGCAGATGCAGGGTCCGCAGGCCCAGCAGAAGCCGCCGCAGTTCACCGACGAGCAGGTCAAGCAGCTGGCCTACTACGTCGCCTCCCTCGGCCCCGGCCCAGACATCCCCGCCGAGCACCTCGTCAACGGCGGCGGCGACGCCGCGAACGGCGCCGAGCTGTTCCGCATCAACTGCGCCATGTGCCACAACGTGGCCGGCGCCGGCGGTGCGCTCACCGAGGGCAAGTTCGCTCCCCCGCTCACCGACGTCTCGGGGGTGCACATCTACGAGGCCATGGTCACGGGCCCGCAGAACATGCCGGTGTTCAACGACCTGAACATCTCGCCCGAAGACAAGCGCGACATCATCACGTACCTCCAGTACGTGCAGGACAACCGCTCGCCCGGCGGTTTCGAGCTCGGCTCGCTCGGGCCGGTCGCAGAGGGCCTGTTCATCTGGATCTTCGGTCTCGGCGCGATCGTCGCGGTCACCGTGTGGATCACGGCGAAGTCCAACTAG
- a CDS encoding ubiquinol-cytochrome c reductase iron-sulfur subunit: MAQDDHSGTDVVAADSSHEADVYTRSPGTAVVAQDAFDNPGFEPHRPRVTDEDPKREKRAQRTVYSLFYLSILGSVWAIAAYMLFPIESNDVGMVRLNNMFIGLGATLALLGIGFGAIHWGKSLMTSAESVDIRHPIGGAEPTKAGAVHVMREADEESGFSRRTVIRNSLIGALLVFPLPAVVLFRGFAPQDQLPVELLSHTMWAKGTRLTLDPSGVPIKAADVTIGSAFHVIPEGLAELEHGRLEEKAKAAVLLMRLEPSELNQAPDRESWSYDGIVAYSKICTHVGCPVALYEQHTHHLLCPCHQSQFDVANHCEVIFGPAKRPLPQLPIAVDEEGYLVAQSDFTEPVGPSFWERS; the protein is encoded by the coding sequence ATGGCCCAGGACGACCACAGCGGCACGGACGTCGTTGCTGCCGACTCGTCGCACGAGGCAGACGTATACACCCGGTCGCCCGGCACGGCGGTCGTCGCCCAGGACGCGTTCGACAATCCCGGTTTCGAGCCGCACCGTCCTCGCGTCACCGATGAGGACCCGAAGCGCGAGAAGCGTGCCCAGCGCACCGTCTACTCGCTCTTCTACCTGTCGATCCTCGGCAGCGTGTGGGCCATCGCCGCCTACATGCTCTTCCCGATCGAGTCGAACGACGTCGGCATGGTTCGACTGAACAACATGTTCATCGGCCTCGGCGCCACGCTCGCCCTCCTCGGCATCGGCTTCGGCGCCATCCACTGGGGCAAGTCGCTCATGACCTCTGCGGAATCGGTCGACATCCGCCACCCGATCGGCGGCGCCGAGCCCACGAAGGCGGGCGCGGTGCACGTGATGCGCGAGGCCGACGAGGAGTCCGGGTTCTCGCGCCGCACGGTCATCCGCAACAGCCTGATCGGCGCACTGCTCGTCTTCCCCCTGCCCGCGGTGGTCCTGTTCCGCGGATTCGCCCCGCAGGACCAGCTGCCCGTCGAGCTCCTGAGCCACACGATGTGGGCCAAGGGCACCCGCCTCACCCTCGACCCGTCGGGCGTGCCGATCAAGGCCGCCGACGTCACCATCGGCAGCGCGTTCCACGTGATCCCCGAGGGCCTCGCGGAGCTCGAGCACGGCCGGCTCGAGGAGAAGGCTAAGGCAGCGGTGCTGCTCATGCGCCTCGAGCCGAGCGAGCTCAACCAGGCGCCTGATCGCGAGTCCTGGTCGTACGACGGCATCGTCGCCTACTCCAAGATCTGCACGCACGTCGGATGCCCCGTGGCGCTCTACGAGCAGCACACGCACCACCTGCTCTGCCCGTGCCACCAGTCGCAGTTCGACGTGGCGAACCACTGCGAGGTCATCTTCGGCCCGGCCAAGCGCCCGCTGCCGCAGCTGCCCATCGCGGTCGACGAGGAGGGCTACCTCGTCGCGCAGAGCGACTTCACCGAACCCGTCGGCCCGAGTTTCTGGGAGCGCAGTTGA
- a CDS encoding cytochrome b, giving the protein MTTVPTRTDTPAKRTFTAAASDYFNDRTGIAVAIKGLGRKAFPDHWSFLLGEVALFSFIVVLISGTFLTFFFQASMAEVHYDGSYVPLKGVEMSVAMASTLDISFDIRGGLFVRQMHHWAALLFVAAIGLHMLRIFFTGAFRKPREFNWVIGFTLFILAMGEGFTGYSLPDDLLSGNGLRIIDGLIKGIPIIGTWTSFLLFGGEFPGTAIVGRLYTLHILLLPALVVALIAIHVVYVFIHKHTQFAGPGRQTTNSVGPPILPIYAAKAGGFMFIIWGVIALIAAMFTINPIWNYGPYDPSPVSAGTQPDWYIGFADGALRLIPPGWEFVWLDRTWSFNILVPLIAIGIFIVLVVAYPFIEAWITGDKREHHIADRPRNAPTRTAIGAAGVTFYASLWAAASSDILATHFSLTMEGVIHALQFTTIVGPFIAYFVTKRVCIALQKKDREIVLHGYESGRIVKLPGGEFIEVHQPLDEYDRWRLVSYDSYEPLMIRPNSRGKITVGQRVRAGLSRWFFEDRIAPVTKGELEAAHHSSHH; this is encoded by the coding sequence TTGACCACCGTACCGACCCGAACCGACACGCCTGCGAAGCGCACGTTCACCGCGGCGGCGTCGGACTACTTCAACGACCGCACCGGTATCGCGGTCGCGATCAAGGGCCTCGGCCGCAAGGCCTTCCCAGACCACTGGTCGTTCCTGCTCGGCGAGGTCGCGCTCTTCAGCTTCATCGTCGTGCTCATCTCCGGCACGTTCCTGACGTTCTTCTTCCAGGCGTCGATGGCCGAGGTCCACTACGACGGCTCGTACGTGCCGCTCAAGGGCGTCGAGATGTCGGTGGCCATGGCGTCCACGCTCGACATCTCGTTCGACATCCGCGGCGGCCTGTTCGTGCGGCAGATGCACCACTGGGCGGCGCTGCTCTTCGTGGCGGCCATCGGCCTGCACATGCTCCGCATCTTCTTCACGGGCGCGTTCCGCAAGCCGCGAGAGTTCAACTGGGTGATCGGCTTCACGCTGTTCATCCTCGCGATGGGCGAGGGCTTCACCGGCTACTCGCTCCCCGACGACCTGCTCTCGGGCAACGGCCTCCGCATCATCGACGGCCTCATCAAGGGCATCCCGATCATCGGCACGTGGACCTCGTTCCTGCTCTTCGGCGGTGAGTTCCCGGGCACCGCGATCGTCGGACGCCTCTACACGCTGCACATCCTGCTGCTGCCGGCGCTCGTCGTCGCGCTCATCGCGATCCACGTCGTGTACGTGTTCATCCACAAGCACACGCAGTTCGCCGGACCCGGTCGTCAGACGACGAACTCGGTGGGTCCGCCCATCCTGCCGATCTACGCGGCGAAGGCCGGCGGCTTCATGTTCATCATCTGGGGTGTGATCGCGCTCATCGCCGCGATGTTCACCATCAACCCGATCTGGAACTACGGTCCGTACGACCCCTCGCCCGTCTCCGCCGGAACGCAGCCCGACTGGTACATCGGCTTCGCCGACGGCGCGCTGCGCCTGATCCCGCCGGGCTGGGAGTTCGTGTGGCTCGACCGCACCTGGTCGTTCAACATCCTCGTCCCGCTGATCGCGATCGGCATCTTCATCGTGCTGGTGGTGGCCTATCCCTTCATCGAGGCGTGGATCACCGGCGACAAGCGCGAGCACCACATCGCCGACCGTCCGCGCAACGCGCCCACCCGCACCGCGATCGGCGCCGCCGGCGTGACGTTCTACGCGAGCCTCTGGGCTGCGGCGAGCTCCGACATCCTGGCGACGCACTTCTCGCTGACGATGGAGGGCGTCATCCACGCGCTCCAGTTCACGACGATCGTCGGTCCCTTCATCGCCTACTTCGTCACGAAGCGCGTCTGCATCGCACTGCAGAAGAAGGATCGCGAGATCGTGCTGCACGGCTACGAGTCGGGCCGCATCGTGAAGCTGCCCGGTGGCGAGTTCATCGAGGTCCACCAGCCGCTCGACGAGTACGACCGCTGGCGCCTTGTGAGCTACGACTCGTACGAGCCGCTCATGATCCGCCCGAACTCCCGTGGCAAGATCACCGTCGGCCAGCGAGTCCGAGCCGGACTGTCGCGCTGGTTCTTCGAGGACCGCATCGCGCCGGTCACGAAGGGCGAGCTCGAGGCGGCGCACCACTCGTCGCACCACTGA
- a CDS encoding methyltransferase domain-containing protein has protein sequence MSIDTTWLRCPNCLLDLDPVGERTLGCETGHRFDLSKHGIVTLLPPKAPRTVGDDRAMLDARAALLDSGAYAPIAASIVEALSSAGIDGATDAPRIADLGCGTGYYSALLADALPTADFLLADRSPDAVRMSRRAIGGSTGVVLDTWRPLPVRDAVADVVLDVFAPRNPPEFARILRPGGVVVVVVPTADHLHELRAEGAMLDVPAEKAELVSDRFHEAGLRRGARTTVTYPLEATAATQALLVDMGPAAHHADRRPHQPEHARTVTVSVDVLVFEHAAGD, from the coding sequence ATGTCGATCGACACGACATGGCTCCGGTGCCCGAACTGTCTCCTCGACCTCGATCCGGTCGGTGAACGCACGCTCGGTTGCGAGACCGGGCACCGCTTCGACCTCTCGAAGCACGGCATCGTCACGCTGCTCCCACCGAAGGCGCCGCGGACGGTCGGAGACGACCGCGCGATGCTCGACGCACGAGCGGCGCTCCTCGACAGCGGTGCCTACGCGCCCATCGCGGCGTCGATCGTCGAAGCGCTGAGCTCAGCAGGCATCGACGGTGCAACGGATGCCCCTCGCATCGCCGATCTCGGGTGCGGCACCGGGTACTACTCGGCGTTGCTGGCCGACGCGCTCCCGACGGCGGACTTCCTCCTCGCCGACCGCTCCCCCGATGCGGTGCGGATGAGCCGCCGCGCCATCGGGGGATCCACGGGCGTCGTCCTCGACACCTGGCGACCCCTCCCGGTGCGCGACGCCGTCGCTGACGTCGTGCTCGACGTCTTCGCGCCTCGCAACCCTCCTGAGTTCGCCCGCATCCTGCGGCCCGGCGGCGTGGTGGTCGTCGTGGTCCCGACCGCCGACCACCTCCACGAGCTCCGCGCCGAGGGCGCGATGCTCGACGTGCCGGCTGAGAAGGCCGAACTGGTGTCGGATCGCTTCCACGAGGCGGGACTCAGGCGTGGAGCGCGCACCACGGTGACGTACCCGCTCGAGGCCACGGCCGCGACACAGGCGCTGCTCGTCGACATGGGGCCGGCCGCACATCACGCCGATCGCCGGCCGCACCAGCCTGAGCACGCACGCACGGTCACGGTCTCCGTCGACGTGCTCGTGTTCGAGCACGCCGCGGGCGACTGA